A genome region from Anastrepha obliqua isolate idAnaObli1 chromosome 4, idAnaObli1_1.0, whole genome shotgun sequence includes the following:
- the LOC129245725 gene encoding 40S ribosomal protein S18, whose product MSLVIPEKFQHILRIMNTNIDGKRKVGIAMTAIKGVGRRYSNIVLKKADVDLTKRAGECTEEEVDKIVTIISNPLQYKVPNWFLNRQKDIIDGKYTQLTSSNLDSKLREDLERLKKIRSHRGLRHYWGLRVRGQHTKTTGRRGRTVGVSKKK is encoded by the exons ATG TCGCTCGTAATCCCCGAAAAGTTCCAACACATTCTGCGTATTATGAATACCAACATTGATGGTAAACGTAAAGTTGGTATTGCCATGACTGCCATCAAAGGTGTGGGTCGTCGTTACTCCAACATTGTTTTAAAGAAGGCTGACGTTGATCTTACCAAACGCGCTGGAGAATGCACTGAGGAAGAG GTTGACAAGATTGTCACCATCATTTCCAATCCGCTTCAATACAAAGTACCAAACTGGTTCCTTAACAGACAAAAGGATATCATTGATGGCAAGTACACACAATTGACATCTTCGAATTTGGACTCAAAATTGCGTGAAGATTTGGAACGTTTGAAGAAAATCCGCTCCCACCGTGGTCTGCGTCACTACTGGGGTCTGCGTGTGCGTGGTCAACATACCAAGACTACCGGCCGTCGTGGTCGCACTGTCGGTGTGTCTAAGAAGAAGTAA